The DNA sequence CTAGATAGGTTGTTGGCCACTGGGATTTTTTAGATTTGATGTCATGGAAAATATTATTTCTAATGTTTTCCTGGTGTTCTAGCTGTTGATTTTATTCTTTCAGATGCCACATGAGCAGAATCGCTTATGGAACTTGTTATATTCAATTTGTAGATTCGACAATATCGGCGGTTAGAGGATGGATCAGTAAATGTAGTTACTCGTGGCCAGCAGCGCATTCGTTTAAGACGTCATTGGATTGATGTGGAAGGAGTGGTTGGACTATGTTTTTTTGTCATACTGTTGTCCTTGTTTCACAGCTACATTTATAGTCAATGACTGACATGGTGAATTATTTCATTTGTATAGCCATGTGGGGAGGTTCAAGTTATCCAGGAAGATCTGCCATTAAGGGCACCACAGGATGCATTTGGAAGATTAGCACCATTATGTATTAACAGGCATAATGTTTCACATAGAATGCCTTCAAAAGTCTCATTGCGTGGACATGGGGATGGTGACAATGATTCAGAAGCAAACTCAGAGGAAAGCTTCGAGATTGGACTTTCACCGGCTGAAAAGAGAATCCATCAATCTGCAGTCACTTCATGTTGCGGCTATGATGTGATTGATGAATCAACAAGTAGTGATGAGGACAAGTTTGAATCAGAAATCAAACGTACAAAATCTCATATAAGTGATTATGGGTGCAGTTCCACACCGGGAGAACAATCTCTCAAAGGGGAAGGTTCCAGAAATCGCCGCAAAAATGCTGGCTTAAGCCATTTTAGTAAGGTGCCAAGAGCATTCTGGCCCTACTGGGTGTATCGTATGTATGATTCCTATTGCCTTGCTGAAAGGGCTGCAGGTATTTTACTTGGTTCTCTGACATTCAAATAGAAGGTCTTCATTGACTAAACTTAACGCTGACCAGAGAGTCACACAAGCATATGGTTCAATATGGGATTTCACTtttgtagtggacatgaattaCTTTGCCCACCTAAAGTTAGAAAAATAATGTTGAAATAGTTGAATCTGTATAAGTTTTTAGATCAGAAGTTCTCATAAATAAATATGTGTTATGCATGTGAATGTAGAAATAAGTTCCATTCAAAGAGAGTTGAAAGCATTTTGATTTGTTGAGTGGATTTGCAGAGTATTACTTTCAAAAGTAAATTGAAGGATTTAATTCTGTCACATTCTTCATCATGCAGTTGGTCTAAAGACAAAAGTTGCTTCATTTCTACTGGCTTATGCATTAGTTATGTGTGGACTGTGGACTTGATCAACAAATTTTCTTTCCACCATCGTAAATGATCTTATTTTGAACATTTTGCAGACATGTGGAAACAGATAGTTGGGACCCCAAGCATGGATGGTCTTGTGAGAAGACCTGATCTTTTATCATTTTACATTGCCAGTAAAATTCCTGTGTCTGAATCCACAAGGCAGGAGCTTTTGGAGATTGATGGCATTTCATATCGCCTACAACGGGAAATTGATTTACTAAAAAGTTTTGATCTTATTAGGTGTAAATATTGTCAGGTAACAAGTTATAAGTGTCTCTGCCTGTGCACGCACATGCATGCTTACATCAGTTCCTGCTTGTGCCTCCATTAGTGCACTTGCGTGCTAGCATCCTCCCCCAGCTAACCCCATATCCCTCAGCACCACATTGTAAGCCTAAAACATTGtgtgtattaatttattatctttttcaCGTTTCTCCATGCAGATTGTTACTGCCAGGCGGAGTGATATGTTGGTGATGTCCAGTGAAGGTCCCCTTGGGGCTTATGTTAACCCACATGGTTCTGTGCATGAGATAATGACTTTCTATAAAGTAAATGCCATAGTACTTTATGGGGAAGCAGTTACAGAATACAGCTGGTTTCCTGGGTATGGATATATTCTCTGACTATTAtttactactaaataactttctttttctctcgaGCGGTGGaagttttctttttctcttggaTAAGGGAATATTTTTGTGTGAATGACATGAATAAACACTCCTGTAATTTGTCTAAGTAGCTCCTGGGTCTTGGGTTTAGTGGTTAGTAAATAGTAATCATTTAAGAGAGTTAATTATTGAGAGTGAGAAGGATAACCCAGGTAATTCGGCAGAGCAAAGAGTAGTCAGAATTAGGTCATTACGTATGGTAGGTTGGATGTTGTAATTTTCCTGATTCTCTTTTGTTTTTGCTTCTTTTCTCCAATATGACGCTCTTTAATTGATCATCTGGTGATTCTGTTGGTTAATTTGCAATATTTGCAGGTATGCATGGATAGTAGCACACTGCGCCATTTGTGAATCCCATATGGGGTGGCTTTTCACTGCCACAAAGAAAAAGTTGAAGCCTCAATCATTTTGGGCAATCCGGAGTGCTCAAGTTGCTGATGATAAACACTAAGCTCAGAATCAGTATTTTCCATTATGGCTCTGAATTGTGGCTGTGGCCCcgtaatgtaatgaggttacCTTGTATATATTACTAGTCCTTTTTGTCCCCTCCTGGTTCTCCTTTGATATTAGACAAATCTTTCTTTGGCAAGTGATATTTCCTAGAGATTTCAAAGAATCAGTCGGCTATACAATGTCTGGTTTGGAACAATAAAGTGGTTTTCCAAATGATTTGAATTCTTTTTGCTTTTGGTTTCATATTCCTTGTAGAATGAGATCCCTCCATTTGGAATCAAGGATTTTAAGAATATGAATTACTTTTTCTAATAATCCTCTTATTTGAAATGAAGGAATCTATTTTCATATTAGAGGACGTTGAAATTTTAcatgattttataataatttaatttgaattttcttttcaaaataaatcataataaataaagatattatGATTTATTTGTTCTCCATATGGGGTTtgaatttagaatttaattaacGGAAATGGCTATGTTGAGACTCGGCCTAAACTCATTGGTCAAGTCCAATTTGACCAATATGCCCAATTTATGGGGAGTAGAAGCGGTGATGATAGAGTTAATACCGATGTATTATCTTGACAGAAAAAAGAAACACCGATAGTAAAACTGATCAATCTTCAGTCACatcttattataaaatttattctgATGAAGCAACACTACAAATCGTTAAAGAGGaactaagaaaataaaaatgacaGCATTCCCAGGGAACAAGTGACAAGGGAAGCGAAAGGAAGTCAGGCTCTGATAGTATTACCAAAATTTTACTGGCTGAGAACTGAAATTAATAATTGATAGAAATGAATTGCATTCCATTCACTACccacaaaaaaatttaaaaaggtggaaaaaaaattcaaacagcAATGAAACTAGTAAGGCTTAGAATACAATGCAGGCCATGAAGCGCAGGTTTAGCGGTAGCATCCGTAGACTGGGCTGTACATGCAGCTCTCTGCATGCTGGACAAGATCCTTAGGACGTGGGAGACGAGAAGCCAAACCTATGAGGTAGTTAAGCATGGAATATTAATGGATCATACAAAGCATTACACGCAAAAGGAAGAcagacaataaaaaaatttaaaaaaaaaaaaaaaaaaacttaccaaGTTCATATGCTTTAGCAGCAACTTTAGCAGCAATTTGGGCTGAAATTTTCCTGATGTTGGAAAATGGAGGGTAAATCAATCCTTTGTCAAAGTGTTCCTGTTTTACTTGTGCAGCCAAAGCTTCAGCTGTTGCAACAAGAAGAAATGAGAGTGGTTAAACAGTTTGTGCTTTTTATTAATGCAGAGACAGAGTAATTCAAAGTTTTAAAACAATTCTTTTTTAGTTCTAACAAGAAGCTAACAAGCATAGATTTTTGGGGGTAAAAATGCAGGTGTTTGTTTGTACTAGCTCGGGGGAAGAGAAAGATTTGACAGATTTCACTACACTTGAAAGGCATTGTGAACATGGAAATAAAACTCAAATAGTTTGTTCTACTTACAGGCTGCCAAAAGCAAGTCATTATGCACACGAATTGCGCCAGACATGATCAACCCCAAACCAAATCCAGGGAATATGTAAGCATTATTtgcctgaaaaaaaaaaattccggTGAATTTCTGTTGTGAATAGTAATTGACTAATTTCAGGTGCAAATACACTTCAGAATAAGAGGTTGAACCTGGCCAGGCACAAAAACTTTCCCATCGTATTCAACAGGGTCAAATGGACTTCCACTAGCAAAGATAGCGCGACCCTGCAGGTTgacaaggaaaacactcaagttcATGGCAAAACTTTACTAGTCTTTCAAGCCACCTCACCTATGAACTGAGGTGAGATGTCACAGCTCAAGCAAATATTGGAAGGGAAAATTTTGTTTTACCTCGCTCCACGTATAAGCTTCTTCAGCTGTACACTCAGATTGTGAAGTAGGATTGGAGAGTGCAAGAATTAGAGGTTTCTGAATGCAGTAATAGAAAAGTTGTTTCAGTCAGCCAACATTATGACTTTGTTGTGTGCATGTGCAATAAGTATGCAAGTCGTGTGTATGCgtctgagagagagagagagaaagagaaagaacctCATTGAATGATGCCATGGCCTTAACCACCTCCTTAGTGAATGTTTTTCCAACACCAGAAGATCCTATCAATACTGTTGGCTTGATTGCCTGAGAAATCGGAACTGTAAGGAAAATGCTTTGGAGTTCTGTTACAATATTAATTCATAATATAAGATAATTTTCACACCTTAACAGCATCCAAAAGTCCCTTGACAGGTTCATGCTCATGTGCCCAAGGCTTCTTGAAGTGCTGAAGCGACTCTTTACGAGAGTTAACAATCAGTCCCTGCAGCAAACAACAGCACATGTTAacaattgaaaaattattgaaGGCAAAATATTCAAGCAAAATGTAAACATTCTTCCAAGTCACAAGGATTTTAGATCACATCAAGACTACCTTTGAGTCCACAAGCCAAATCTTCTTGCGGGTCTCTTCAATCGGTGCTTTAATCTGAAGAAAATGTTTTGGATTAATGATTAAACTGATATTGGCATAATAAGGAATTGAATTACAGaatatttaatagattaaaACAGTAATTCATTACCTGTTTCGATATCTCAAGGGCTATAAGCTCAGCTATGCCAGTTCCAGCCTGCAATACCGAAATGGTAGAAGTGAGAAACAAGAGAACCAAATATCTATATGCCATGTGTGCTACCCAATGCTTAAGATACCAAGCaaaaaaatctcaaggtttcgaATGGAAGCATAGCCATTTAGACGATGATCATGGTGGTGTAATATTTTTGGTAAAGAAGGGTAGGTTCAAGTTGAGGATCTAAGAATGCTTAGTCATTTTATGTAAaggaaaaatgaagaaaaatgatTTCAAGAGTTATCGTGTTCGAGGCTCACCTCTCCAGCACCAAGGAATAAGAATTTATGATCAGCCAAGGTTCCACCAACTAATTTCAGAGCTGCAAGAAGTCCTGCTAGCACCACAGATGCTGTACCCTGCAATAATTAGATAATTTATGATAAGAGAGTTTCCAATGAAGATAACATggattcttaaaaaaataagtaatttttaCAATCTTTTTACCTGAATGTCATCATTGAAGACGAGATGCGTTGGGCTGTATTTTGTCAGTAGCTCAAATGCATTGTGATTTGCAAAGTCTTCAAACTGTTATATTATTTGAAGGTCAGATTGAAGTTCTCAAAACTCAAAAAGTAAGTAACTTGCAAAATAGCATATTACAATTGAATAACTTACCTGTACAAGGACTTTCTCCCCATAGTTCTGCTTCACTGCAGTCATGAACTCCTCTAGAAGTTCAGCATATTCCTAATATCAGATGAACGATGAACCATTCAGAACTAAACAAGACTTTGAGTTCGCGCGTGCATCACAAGAAGTTGAAAAGAGGAGGAAAAGAAATATCATTAAACCTGTCCAGTTGCCCTCCTTTGTTTAAGACCAATGTAGAACTCGTCATTCAACAACTGCTCATTGTTTGTGCCCACATCAATGGTAACAGGCAAGCACTGCAAGTTACGAATAAAAACTGGAATATTTCAGTATATAAAATAGGGATGACTAATCCGGAATATCTGAGGACATACATCAAATATTAGGATTGGTTTTTGATAGGGAATTTATTTGACAAGTTCCTACTTTTACTCTGATACTAATGGTGAAAAATGACTGCAAAAGCTGAAAGAATATGACAATAATAAGAGTTTGTGATTATAGTAAAACTTACTGCTGAGGGACGTAATCCTCCCAATGCAGTATACAAAGAGAGTTTTCCTACAGGAATCCCCATTCCctgaaaaattacaaattacaactaataaataattcaaCTCTCGAGCAAGGATAGAGACTTGTGCATTTAGGTCATGAATCCTTCCAAATATGTTATCTTAAAGAGAACAGATGCTGGCATTATTACCTGGCAGCCAAGATCCCCAAGTCCCAGAATACGCTCACCATCAGTGACGACGATAACCTGTATGTTTCTCTCCGGCCAGTTCTTCAATACTTCAAGAATCTTGCCCCTAAAGAATTTCATTACTCAGTATCTTCTTGTATGTTATATTATTTAGAGTTTAGACATGATGAATGCAAGATATTAGATGGTTATACTTCTCTTTCAAGCTGATGTAGAGACCCTGAGGTCGCCGGAAAATGCTCCCATATTTCTGGCAAGCCTCACCAACTGTGGGAGTGTAAACAACTGGTAGGAGTTCCTCAACGTTATCAATCAGAAGCTTGTAAAATAGTTTCTCATTCCTCTCCTGTAAGACATGTAATGATTTCTACTGATAAGGCAGAACAACTATACTATCAAAAGGGCAATGTTTTATTCCATTGATGATGTCTATAACCTTAAAATCACTCCGAAACAACATAGGATCTGCTTAAAGAGAACATAGAATCatcatcaaaataaaagtaCCTGAAGATCCATCATAGCCACGTATCGTTGCAAGGGAACTTTGTACTGTCTCAGACTCTGCATCAACTTCTTCTCCTATTATTGAATGTCACATACAAGTTAGCAACAGACATCTAATCTGGGAGATAAAATCAAACATATGAGCTTCAACTGTAAGAATGCCATTCAAGCTAACCTGGAGCTCCTGAGTAAAGATTGCTGGGGGCAGAAGGCCTCGCAAGTAATGagcatctctctctttctcactGAAGGCAAGCCCCTTGTTGTAGTGTGGATCCCGCAACAAAGTATACCCACTGTACAcagaacaaaaaaaaacattcaaatcatgcaaatctCAGAGATATGAATCAAAAGTGAAATAATAAAGATGAAGAACTCTCTTGTGACTTCAAGAAACTAGCAGAAACATTCATAATTCTGGTGGCATTTCCCAGATCAAAAGGCAGAAATTTTATAACACCAAAGGCTAAACAAAATTAGGACAGCAAATCATAAAAATTGGTAATAATCTCAAAGAACAcaataagaagaaaaatgaaCCCATTTAACCTGGCAACAGAAACAGTCCAAGGAGTGGCAAACTGATCTTCTGTAGCATTATCCTCGCCATAAACGTCCTCAACACCTCCACCCACATTaacattcttcttcttctcctcctcctccactgAGTAACCACCATTCATCATTGAACTCGCCATTAAAGCCCAAAACTTTCTCTCTACTCCTCTACCCAGAACCACTCTCtgcaaacaaaaagaaagctGAAAAGGTACAATACACAGGGCGCACGCAGTTTGTGTTGGGAAAACGAAAACAGAGTCCCCCTTTATAGGCACCCGAAACCCAACAAATcttactttttttataaaaaatttttgaaaatggaAGCTAAGGGTTGGTTTGAACTTTCAACGTCAAAAGGAAGAATGCAGACTACCGACGTAGACAATTGATTAAGAAAAATGattaaataagaaagaaagaaagaagattgCTTTAAGAGGAATTTATTGAGAAAATGAGTGAATTACAGAGTTCGAATGGTAATGTTAATGGTATACCAGAAAAGTAAATCTCTTGAGAGTAATCATAATGCAGGAACGTGCAAGGAATTGCAGAGGGTAGACAGAGAGAAAGTGAACATTCTGTGCCTTCTTTTTTAGAGTGAGAAAGCTTGTTACGCGTTTCggtagagagagaaagagaggggaAAAATCTTCTTGCATTACATACGAGGTGTTGGATGAGGTTTTTCGCATCAGTAGACTTTTGGAAGAAAGTCAAAATTAGTTCCTAAACTTCTcattaaattcaaataataataataatatgtttcaaaaaaaattcaaataataataaaactctcaattttatgtttaagtatAAATAAgttatagtttaataaaatattgtttttaataataattttttaaaacaaattatttatcattttatttttgtatttttaattttaatttaataaaaaattaattaattttatatttaaggctttatttatttatgaaagataacttatataaagaaaaattttatgtgaaaaatattgtacgttgaaatattttttataaaaaatatttttgaataaaatattttgattttatatttaatttcaatttaaaaataaaaataaaaattaatttacatataactttaaaatagagaaaaatatttttttatttgaaagaaaagttttcttttctttaattaaaaaattattttcaatttactCATTTTTCAAAtccactaaattttaaaaaatataaaaactatttttttaaatataatttttatagaataagaaaataataaaaattataaatgttaTACTCTTTAcgcttataatttttattattttaatttttttatatattaataaatataatttttttattaatttttcaattatttctatcttaaatatattaaattttattaaatattaaaagataatttaaaatattttttaaaaataatataaaattaaataaaattataataattaatttatatattattataatttttaaaaaaataacaataattttaaaacaaccaacaaatgaaaaatgaataaaaattatgatgcAAAGgaagtatttattattaaaattaatattttattatttaaatttgaattttattagaaaaaaaaaaaaatcagattaAGCTTATTTGCAATTTGGTAAAAGGTTCACCATTTTCCCGAAAACCATGAAGACTCATAGTCTCCCAAAATTTAGagtaaataaactaaattatttttgttgtttAACACTGCATTTGGTAAAAATTTAACTTGatataattcattttttaatttatttctttttaaaaataatacaggaattaatatataaattttattaaattatatggactaaattataattatttattattattatttttataaatcaattgtaggcatatttgaaaaaaaaaatcaattcataGCCTTCTAAGGCCGGTGGAGACCAGGTGAGGCGGCCTTTTTGAATCTCCAAATTTCAAGTTTTCAACCCAGGGTTTCGCCTGACAAGGCTCCTCTTTTGGCCAAATCTATACTTTGTTATTTGagttattttctatttatttattaaatttataaaaaagcacatagaaataaaaatttagagtcTATTTAgtattattgtaataattattaaaaaataatatgcactaataaaaaaatattttaaaaaattaaaacgaatttgatatatatattatgagaatataaagtaataaaatattttttaaaaaaataatttaattaaatttaaaagccTTATTTAGCTCGAAACTCAAGGTAAACGGTATATAcctaaaacactttaaaaaatttattgaagcaTCGAGtaagaggagaaaaaaaaaagtttagaaAAATGATTATATATCATCGaacgaagaaaaaaaataagagttTTTGCCTTTTTCGATgtatagaaatttattaattatttatttaataatatggtAGAATAATTCATATCAATTCATAGCCTTCCAAGGACGGCGGAGACCTGGCCAGGCGCAACCAACCTCTTTGAATCTCCAAATTTCAACTCAGAATAGAAGCATGATatctcaatttaaaaatttaagtttaataattttatgttttaaaaatatttaaaatgcaaTATATAAGCATGATATCTCAATTTATACATATTAGCATtgggtcggttcggtttaaaacgaACCGAATAGAataaatcgaaattttagtatttatgaaaatcgaatcgaattaattttggtcaaaaattgaatcaaattgaatcggtctgattcaattcgattcgattcgatttaatcggtttcgatttttaataatttttttttatttttaacactttatttttaatattttaaaatttaattaaaatattttaattttaatatgatttaatttctctatattattaaaaaaatatattattatcattaatcggttcggttcggttttttcaatttttttctgattaaaatcaaaccgaaccgaaataactgaaatttctgaaattaaaaatcgaatcgaaccgaaatgtataaaaaaccgaattaaatttttaaattgattcgattcgatcgattttttcaatttaaaccgaatactgttcACCGCCacatgtaattatttaattttaatgttgCTTGGTTTAGTTTCGtataacataaaaaattttattttcatgaaaTTAATATTACAAAATTTTGACGGATCAATTTTCAagtttaaaaatgaaatttaaaattaattaaaaaataacgcataaaaaaattaattatctgATTAATATCGTTAAATTATTTATGgtctttaataaataaataaactcaaCAAGTAAATCAGTTTTTTGGTCAAATAGCTATGAGATGTTTAATGTTTATTGCCAAGTGTTCCCACTAATACAGAATTTGTTTATGGTGCTTGTGGCAGATATACGCGGCAATTCTGCAACGGCAAGCCATAGTCTTCGCGTACATTCTGGAAGCCTGTCAAGAACTTGAAGACCAACTCCTTCCCATTTCCATTTCAATTTCCACACGCAATTTTTCTTACCAACTTTTTTTCCCCCAACTACTTGAGTTTGAATGGATACCCAAACTTCACCATCTTTCACATTTTGATTCAGAAAATTGATATGGTTCAGTATTTCTCTAAAATAtattagattataataattttttattaatttaaataatgatatgtttataattagaaaatttaaacgtaatattttttttaaaatatggattgaaagagtaaaatttaaaattttttaaatttattcggaTGTACTTATCGTTGGATTAATTAACGAATGCaaattcaaatataatttaaacaattcacgtgaattatgaaatttttatgaACAAAATATTCTATTACAATAAATACCGGTTCAAGTGTTTTGATagaatttttaagaattttattttttaagattgtaataaaataaatttttataattttaattataaaaaatttttctcATTCGAGACAAAATATGTGAGAATGGtttatgaattatttaaatatttatattaagatttatggaaaattaattaagtttgTATGATAAATGtacaatttcaaataaaaaaatcatttaaaaatgaTTTAGAATTAAACGGAAGAAATATTCAACTATGATATTTCACCAaactaaaataactaaaattcacATCTGAAATTTCTACCTTTCAAGT is a window from the Manihot esculenta cultivar AM560-2 chromosome 16, M.esculenta_v8, whole genome shotgun sequence genome containing:
- the LOC110602857 gene encoding NADP-dependent malic enzyme → MQEDFSPLFLSLPKRVTSFLTLKKKAQNVHFLSVYPLQFLARSCIMITLKRFTFLRVVLGRGVERKFWALMASSMMNGGYSVEEEEKKKNVNVGGGVEDVYGEDNATEDQFATPWTVSVASGYTLLRDPHYNKGLAFSEKERDAHYLRGLLPPAIFTQELQEKKLMQSLRQYKVPLQRYVAMMDLQERNEKLFYKLLIDNVEELLPVVYTPTVGEACQKYGSIFRRPQGLYISLKEKGKILEVLKNWPERNIQVIVVTDGERILGLGDLGCQGMGIPVGKLSLYTALGGLRPSACLPVTIDVGTNNEQLLNDEFYIGLKQRRATGQEYAELLEEFMTAVKQNYGEKVLVQFEDFANHNAFELLTKYSPTHLVFNDDIQGTASVVLAGLLAALKLVGGTLADHKFLFLGAGEAGTGIAELIALEISKQIKAPIEETRKKIWLVDSKGLIVNSRKESLQHFKKPWAHEHEPVKGLLDAVKAIKPTVLIGSSGVGKTFTKEVVKAMASFNEKPLILALSNPTSQSECTAEEAYTWSEGRAIFASGSPFDPVEYDGKVFVPGQANNAYIFPGFGLGLIMSGAIRVHNDLLLAASEALAAQVKQEHFDKGLIYPPFSNIRKISAQIAAKVAAKAYELGLASRLPRPKDLVQHAESCMYSPVYGCYR
- the LOC110603916 gene encoding protein cereblon — translated: MDNQRVLEAERYQMEQIRELEFEELQVEEVEEGNSSDDDRDAIGAASSDEYAFNTFLAPLHTYLGEVEDTHRRLAFLDGGAILTLPLFYLEGVVLFPGAILPLRVVQPNFISAVERALTQVDAPYTIGVVHAYRDLDNRRLKFATVGTTAEIRQYRRLEDGSVNVVTRGQQRIRLRRHWIDVEGVPCGEVQVIQEDLPLRAPQDAFGRLAPLCINRHNVSHRMPSKVSLRGHGDGDNDSEANSEESFEIGLSPAEKRIHQSAVTSCCGYDVIDESTSSDEDKFESEIKRTKSHISDYGCSSTPGEQSLKGEGSRNRRKNAGLSHFSKVPRAFWPYWVYRMYDSYCLAERAADMWKQIVGTPSMDGLVRRPDLLSFYIASKIPVSESTRQELLEIDGISYRLQREIDLLKSFDLIRCKYCQIVTARRSDMLVMSSEGPLGAYVNPHGSVHEIMTFYKVNAIVLYGEAVTEYSWFPGYAWIVAHCAICESHMGWLFTATKKKLKPQSFWAIRSAQVADDKH